One Arachis hypogaea cultivar Tifrunner chromosome 18, arahy.Tifrunner.gnm2.J5K5, whole genome shotgun sequence genomic window, aaataataaaaaattatattttattctctataataaaatttaaaatttagagaatctaaattttaaaattattattattaaactcaTCAAATTCGAGAATGATAGAACAGAAAGTTATCACCACATAGGCACATACTAtggtaatttttaatatttaatagttaatttaaacattttatattagatatttattaaaataattaatttttaatttaaataaaattaatattcttttaaattaactcaaaaaaatattatttatttttttaaaaaaattaattttaattttttttgtaccaactatattaattgaaagaatttttttaattataaatatcaacaagagttgatttttaaattttaatggtataaaaaataaatttttaaataattgtttaatgatatatataaaaaaagaaatattttaattgtattgttaaaaaaatattactcaatttttttaaaatataaaatttaaaaaattatttaattattatttttgtgttttaatttgtaaattagatattttgaaattaatatatatatataaaagaactaacagtatagaatatatattaaaatacaaaatatacattaaaatgtgttaaacaatatatatatttatacacaaatatataatagttaatagataatttaataacTGGTTTTACATacacataataattttattataaaaattattattatgttatatatattttgtttttacggTCAAAATTTTCTGTCACCGTATagcgaaaattacaaaaaaaaatttaaaaaataaaaaattaatttaaaaaagtctaaaattattttattttatatttctttattaattatgccttattttattttataatttttagttaccgttaaaataattaaatatttaaatataataaatttataattataaatattaaactaaataaaataattttaagataTTATCTCTTTAGTATTATTAATAACAAATTGAATCTCATCTTGTACATACAGCAATCCATTAGCCAGAAGCAAGTCTTTAAATGAAGTTCAATATCgcgataaattagtttttaacttGCCGAATTATATTTAGACATGTTTATAGGGAGGCAAATAGGTGTGCAAACTGACTAGCTAGAAGTATTCAGATTTCAGAGTCAATCACCAGGTTACAGTTTTATAAACTTGCCTCCTTTAGGTCTTCAGACCTTGCTTATTGATGATTTAACGGGAGTATCTATCTCTCGTATTGTTTTTGTGTAGTCTTTTGCTTTTGGGCTAGTGCCCCGTattattaccaaaaaaaaaaaatatcgtaaaaaaaaaatctcctTCCATTATATTTCCACCTGCCGAGAGAATCAATTTTTCCTTTAACCaataattagttatattttatcAAAACGGTGAAAGGCTTTTATATTTCATGGGATGAAAAATTAATTTAAGGTATATaaatcaatataaattaaaatcgtTAGCCTTCAATCTTTTCCCATAAATTGGATTAGATATGATTTAAGGTATATAATAAGATAAATATATAAGATTTGGGAATGAGGGCATTTCAGTCATGTTTTCCCTAGACAACAATTAAATTGTTTATATATATAGGCGGTGTCTGCGTCATGGTATTGCCTATTATATATCATGCTTCTTGTTTAGAAAAAATCAACCCGTTTTGGTGCACCAAAAAAATTCAACACAACACGCTTTGTGCCTTATATAAAGTCAATTTCCACTTCTctgattcttcttcttattcacaTAATCCAATTAAGATGGGAGATTACGATGAAGATGGATGCCAATGCAGGCCATTGGGTTTCTTGATCGGATTACCCTTTGCTCTATTGGCCTTGGTTTTGTCTGTTCTTGGTGCGATTATCTGGGTTCTTGGGTATGTAAATATCTCTGTTTTATATTcattattcaattaaatttaattaaattaaacacaGAAAACATGTGtcgtttttatttaatttgtttttcttgaTTGGAATGTATGTAATGCAGAACAATACTGAGTTGTTTGTGCCCATGCTGCATCTGCTGCACCGGATTGGCCAATTTGGCAGTGAGTCTTGTGAAGCTTCCGGTTCGAATTATTAGGTGGTTCATTCACCAAATTCCTTGTTAGTGGTAGTTTAGTTGTTCCTAGTCATTCTTTGATGCTTCATTCATTGACCAAATTCCTTATTGTTAATTACTTAGGCTCATTACTTTGTAGTCATTACTAAAACTTTGATCCTTTTCATCATTGGATTCTTTATTGTTTTGTAATAGAAGGCAGTTTCAGACTTTCCTGCTTCATATTTGAtatcattctttttcttttctttgatctttttaTAATGCATGACCGCTCTCcgtctcctcttctctctcaaaATGCTCATTTTTCTGTGACGTTCAAGTGCTTGTTCAAAATTATTACAATATCTACCGTTAGCATAAACGTTTAGCACATTTTGATTATgtatagaaaattaaaattaaaattaaattttatttttaatcaaaaataaatttatttaaaataaaaatagtgtgattaagaataaaattaaaaaataaatttatttagaataaattaattgatataaataagagtaatttatttaaatataattaaaaataattaaataattatatattataaaaaattgatattattaaaaaataaaaataaaatttattttaaaattaaaaataaaataaaatttaattaaatattaaaaaaattggtatattaaaaataaaaaatatcatttatattttaaCGTATatgtatcatatttttttattaaaatttattattattttaattaatttgataatttttttaaaaataatattatttttatttttaatatttttgtcttatttacagatctaatattttaaaattatcttaatattatgttattgttaactttattaaaagataatattaaaataattttaaaatattaaaaatttaaaaaaggctatttaaaaattaagaacaactttaaaatttaattccgttaaaaaaaaagattatagTCTAGACCATACAAGGAGCTTCCTTTTATCTACAACGGTAAGACTCGTAATAAAGTAATAATATACATTTGACTTCGATTTAATATCTACAACTGTGTAAAAAAGCTtgtgaaaattcaggtgaagtcgatttcatgtgaagttgatagttgagaactgTTAAATAAAagtttagtcaaatcagtcaaattatttaatgattctcTAAagtttagtcaaatcagtcaaattagcACCTAAGTTTCCACAGTAAAAAAAACATCAAAATtgattttgtgaaaattcttcAATAATTAACTAAcaaatgaaaataattaaaattgaacAGTAAAACTTGTGGATTTCAGATTTCTAGAACATTCCACAGCATTCTCAAACAATCGAACCATACTTCGAACACCTCCCTGAAATGCCACCATACCCATAAACCCACGCGGAAACCAAGTGCTCTGAATCCCCCTACCGCAGGAAaaacagaggaagaagaaagaaagaaagaaagaaagaggaagacaaatcgaagaggagaaagagagaagaacatCAACCGCCACCGAACATGGGCGTGGACTATTACAAGGTCTTGCAGGTTGATAGAAATGCCACCGAAGATGACCTCAAGAAAGCTTACAGAAAGCTCGCCATGAAATGGCACCCCGACAAGAACCCCAACAACAAAAAAGAAGCTGAAGCCAAGTTCAAGCAAATCTCCGAAGCATATGATGTAAGCTTTagtttatttctttatcaatgggtatttcaaaatctcaattttttCTGTATTCAATCAACCCCAAATGATTTTTTTTCATCTGGGTAGGTGCTGAGTGATCCTCAGAAGAGAGCAATCTATGACCAATATGGGGAAGAAGGTTTGAAGGGTCAGGTTCCACCACCTGATGCTGGTTCTGGTGGCGGTGGATCCACCTTCTTTTCCACCGGTGACATGCCGGGGTCGTTTCGGTTCAATCCTCGAAACGCCGATGACATTTTTGCTgagttttttgggttttcaagcCCCTTTGGTGGCATGGGAAGGAGCAGTGGCGGTGGCATGAGATCAAGGTTCCCTAATGGGATGTTTGGTGATGACATGTTTGCATCTTTTGGTGAAGGAGGTGGTGGAGCAGGGGTGCACATGAGTCAAGGTGGTCCACGCAAGGCTCCCCCTATTGAGAACAGGCTTCCCTGCACCCTTGAGGACATATATAAAGGCACCACTAAGAAGATGAAGATCTCCAGGGAAATTATTGATGCTAGTGGGTGAGTTTTTGATCTTGCATCTAGTAGCTTTCATTCTAATAATGCTACATTTGGTGCTAGTTGTTTGCTTGGTTACTACTTTCTTATGATAGTACTCGATAGTAGACACAAGTAATTGAGTTCGTTGTTGGGTTTTTACTTTTGATTAGAAACTAATTGGCCTTATAGCATGACTTGCTTTTTCTGGCTCCTTGTTTGGTTAATTTATTCATTAACAAGATGCTCTTATGGCTGCTGTTTGTATCTGATATGTACCAAGTAATTTGTGTACAATATACAATTCAACTAATTCTTCCGGTTGGATCTGTTGTGTGGATACTCTTTTTTAAGTGCTGAACTGTGTACTCTTCATTATTTATTTGTCCCTTTGTTTGGCTTTTTGTTTTCTCAGGTGTGGTTTTTATGGCTTTCATGTGTTTTGGTTTGATGACTTAGGAACGTGGGATATAATATGCCCAACACTATTTCTAGCTTATATTGATCTAGAATCTGTCTTGTGTATGTTGCTATGTGCCATTTCTTTCTTTGTTAAATAAAGTACTTTGCTAGGTAATGAATAACCTAAAAGGATTCCTTCAttagccttagcatcaaatttacCAAGTTGAGTTCTCCCATCAtagacatttcaaattcactctGCATAAGATTAGAAATAAACTCTTCGCATGCATCCAGTTCTCCTCACCAATTGTAGCCTTTTTGTTCAAAGAAAAAgttgatggattgtaagtatAGTTATGATATATGACTAAAACGATTGATATATAAATGAATTATGCTttacaaattatgaattataaattttgGAATGCATTTAATATCAATTTAGAATTTCTAAGTTTATtgttttgagttataattcaCGAAACAAGCTTTTCAAAAGGCTCGTGGGCTTGTTGGGCTTTAAACAGGCTGGGCTCGAGCTTGAAATAAAGCCTATGAGAGGTAATAGGCCTAGGCTTGAGCCATCTATTTACATGGACCAGGCTTGTCAAAGTTAAAGCTCGGCTTGGCTCGGTCCATTTCCACCCCTACCAAGGTGTCAGAGATCTCCACTATATCATCAAGTTTCTAGGATGCTAGAGATTTCCACTATATCATCAAGTTTCTAGGATGCTTGATAAACGAGCACTTGATGTAAAGTGCTTTTCTAAATGGTTTTATTCAAGAGGTTTATGTTGAGCAACCACCGGTGTTGAAGACTTCAAGAAACTGGATCATATTTttaatcggaaaaaaaaaatatagagaagaaaagataatgaAGGTTCTAGTAATTATTTAAATGTGCCACAATAACAGTACATTATTCCCTGTTAAGCTGTGGAATAAGCAACTGCTGCATTTATTAGGTTAGGGCTTTAGGCAGCCTACATTACACCCTTCTTCTGCAGCTCTTTCCCAGATCCTGTGTAGTGCAGGATGCATGTGCGTGTGCACCAGGCTGCCCCTTTTTTAACTTTGAACATTTGACTTGGAGCTAAGTTGGTGGTTTCTGCATATAGTATTTGTATTGTTTTCTGGGTTGCAGTAGCTATCATACTAGGACTATTGAAGTCTTCTTGGCGTTATAGATTTTCTACATTGGTTTGTATAATTGCATGTAGTTTAACCGTCGTATGGTAAATTTAGATAGCTTACCTGGTTGTGAAAATATGATCTCTTCTTGTGGAAATGCATGAGCTCTAGTTATTAGTAGTTTATAATCTAGAACTTGCAAGATGTGCTGGAGTTCAATTCCGATTGAATAtgacataattacatatatagtTTTTGTTGGAATTGAAACTACCAAACATGCTATCATCTAATGTTATACTTGTTTAAAGCTTTATTAAGTTCATGGTGCATTACAATTTCTATATTCATTACCTATACTCTTAAGAACCAGATTTTGTGGGATATATTTTTAAACCATGTAGCACAAACACTTCCTTGAGTTGCTGTGTCTATGTGTTCGACATATTTTGGACAGGGCACTCCATTGACACTCGTATGTGTGTGTTCCCCGTGTTGTGTCTATATCATTGTTTGTTTTAGTATCCATGCTTCATAGTTTTCGAGGCACTATCTGTTGTAACAATGTTTTTCATTTGACTTGATCTTGTATATTGCACATATGATCTTCCAAATCTCCTCCCAATCTAACTGGTATGGCATATTGCTTTGATGGATATGTGACTGTGatgtttagttattattttacctACTGAAAATATTGGAGCATCTTATGAAATATTATACTTTGTCTTTCCCTTTTTGTTCCGAGTCAATTTTCATAATCTTATTTCTTCTGACTTGAGTTGATTACtgatgactttttttttgctttccttGTGAGTGCAGCAAAACCATGCCAGTGGAGGAGATCTTGACAATTAATGTCAAGCCTGGTTGGAAGAAGGGAACAAAGATCACCTTCCCGGAGAAAGGAAACGAACAACCAAATGTAACGCCTGCAGACCTTGTTTTCATTATCGATGAGAAACCACACAGCGTCTTCACCCGTGAAGGAAATGATCTGATCACAACTCAGAAGATTTCTCTTGTGGAGGCTCTAACCGGATACATGGTAAACCTTACGACGTTGGATGGTAGAAACTTAACAATACCCATCAACAGTGTCATCCATCCAGATTATGAGGAGGTCGTCCCAAGGGAAGGGATGCCGCTTCCAAAGGATCCGTCAAAGAAAGGAAACTTGAggatcaaattcaacatcaagttCCCAAGTCGGCTCAGCGCCGACCAGAAATCTGGAATCAAGAAACTCCTGGCTGGTTGAAACATTGAGTACTTGGCAGTCCAGCGGCTTTAGTTTATGAAAATGTACATTAGTTACAACAATCTTGAGAGGAGGCAAATGGAAATAATTTGGTTTGGTTGGTTATCATCATATATGTATTCTGGAATTTGGAACATAGTATAGTGATTGAAATTTTTGGTTAGATGCTATCCTCTTCCTGTATGATTGCTTATTAACTGCTGAAAAGAATAGCTTTCTATTATAACTAGCAACTAGCAGTTGATGTGGCAGCAACTTAGAAAACGTTTTCCTTCCAAATTTGGATCAACAGTTGAACATTAACCACATTTGTGCAGGAagatttagttagtttaattttattgcaCTGTAAGTATAACAAAACATCAAATAAAATTCATTTACACCATTAACTAATTATATTTTGGGTttttgcacaaaaaaaaaaaaaaactaaagtttGATTTGGTAAATTTTTTAAAGAGGTGTTTGTTTTTTAAAAGCACAAAcactttattttgtatttggcaaatcaaaaaatttatgtatgtgTGTTTATCGTTTTTAAGAGTTAGAGGTGTTTTTGAAAGTACTTAAAGAGGATGTTTTGAAGTTGgtttgtttttattaaaattaaaaggtctgatataatttcatacattaattaatatttaaattttagaagttattatagtatttttaaatttaaaagcatctaatgtctattatagtagtttaaaaattttaaaaattattttagcaAACGCACTTATTGTTTATGCTTATTAaaggttatttttaatttaatttagcaaATAGATGttattaacttttaaaaattagttttcataattttcttttagaaaaataaaagttttaccaaactaaACCTAAGTTTAATCCTTTCTTTAGCTTATATCAACTTTtgtttcaaaagaaaaagaattgaacATTTAAGAAGATATATATTCACAATCTATTTTTTAAGGTTCTGAAAATCAATTATCGAACCGGTAGAATTAGAATTAGAGGTTTAAATGTTTAAAAGTTtaacaagtattttttttttttggtctagtAAGTTTAACTGaagtttaatcaaaattcaattgaATATAATAAGTTTACTTCTCTCAATTGGGCCTATTTGGGCTAATATCATAACAATCTATATCTACATAAATGAAGAAATTTGGTcactgtccaaaaaaaaaaacgaagaaaccTGGTCCAAAAGTGTTATTTATGGTGTTAGACACTATATCATAAGAAGCACAAAAAGTAGATGAGACTCATTTGGGTTAGCGCACCCGCAACACCTGTCTCTCTAGGAGAATGTTTCTCTCAGGATAGGAGAGTTTTCTAAGAACATATGGTTCTTCTTGTTCACACTTAATCAAATATCACACAAGCAAATCTTTTGACTTATCCAGTATATTATACAAATCCTCGGTAATTCTTCTAGTAAAATCTAACCTAATCTTTTCTGTACAATATCCACCATTACACATATTCAACTAACACATTCATCCTTACACAATATCCACCATCATCCACAAATCACCAACATACAAATTGCAAAACCAACAAATACTTGAACAACTATATCCTAAAGCCTATTCAGGTCCAATGGAGAACTTTGGTCTTGAATCCATAGAAGGAAAAACAATCTTTTTGCAGAAGACGGCGCAACAAGAGTTCAAGGCAGACTGCTTGAATCTAGttagaaaagtgatcaccaacaAAGAGCTTGCTTtcaaaaccataaaaaatattcTGATTGAAGTCTGAGGAGATCCTGAAGGTATGTCAATTTCTGAAGTAGACAAAAACAAAGTGTTAGTCAGCTTCAAGAACAAGACGAAAGGGTTACAAATATTAAAAGGAGGGCCTTGGAATGTTAGAGGCCATATTCTAAACTTACAAATGTGGATGCATGGAGATTCCATATCTGAGGTTAGACATGATTTTTTGGAAATCTGGGTCCAAATACATGGACTTCCCCAAGAGTTCATTAATGTGGAATCAGCAAAGGAGATTGGGAATAAATTAGGTTTAGTTGTAGAGGCTGAAGACCCAATGGTGGGAGACACTCTAGAAAGAATTTTTCTTAGAGTTAAAGTAGCAATACCAGTTTCAAAACCCATACCCACTGGTTTTTATTTGAACAGGAACAGACTACCAAAAACATGGATACAGTTTAAGTATGAAAGAATCTTGGATAGTTATTTTCTGAACTGTAGTATTATCGATCATAACAAGAAGGAATGCAAGAATCCAACAGCAATGTCAACATGGAACCCAAATGAACCAAGGTATTCAGCTGGTTTGGGAGTGGCACAAGCAAGAGCGTTGAAGCCAAAAGAATATAGGGTAAGCAAGGAAGAGAGTAGCTCAGGGCAGAATCAGAGGGAGGTGGCGCGTGAAGAACATGATTGGAGGAAGGGAGGTGAGTCAACACAGGAGACTGTAGAGAGTAAAGCTGACAGTGCACAGGAAAAAGAATGGGGAATAGAAGAGGACAGTATAGCCGAAGCTCCTAGAAGAACTGACAAAGAAGATCATAGAGATGTGGAAAAGGAGAAGAATATCCTAGAAGATCTGCTTGTCAGAGAAACTGAAACAGAAGAAATGGAGAGAGATGCTAGGGATTGggtaaaggagaataaaaatgtTAAGGGCAGCAAAAGGATCTATGAGAAGGGCAAAGAAATGGGTGGGCCAAGTGTATTAAGAGAGGAATCTGCAATTAAGGGTACATGGGCTGACTTCTGCCAAAGGCCCAATAAAAATATTCATCTCTTTAGAATTGGGCCACAAGAAGAAGATAATAATCTCACTATTGGACAACCACTTAAAAGGCTCAATAACAAAGAATTAGAACAGGATAACAAGCAGATATATACAGCAGCTGATGGGGGTGTTTATTACATTGAACTTGCAAATGAAGAGGAAGAATTAGAGCCCAACAATAGCAAAGCATTAGTAGTGGCTACAgaatatgaaatagaacttgtaCAAGGAATGGAGAAAAagctgaaattaaaaagaaaaagggaggaCGAGCAACAATTGCTGAGGGAAAATATGGTTGGAGAGAAAGCTTTCCTACAAGTTTGGAAAGCTGGTAAAAGAAGCAAGCAATCATCAGGATCAGCTGGAGCAATGCCAATAGAGGAAGACCAGCAGAACAAAGAAGAGATCATAGAAGACTCAATGGCTGAGGAGGTGGGCCTAAACTTGCCCCCAACTCAGCCATGAGTATCATAAGCTGGAACTGTCGTGAGGTAACAGCCCCTGTGACAGTTTATGAATTGCACAAAATGTGCAAGCAAATCAAGCCAGCTTTAGTTTTTCTTATTGAAACAAGAGCGAAAGAAAAATCTattatgaaattaaataaaaaactacaTTTTGAGAATACTTTTTGTATAGAACCCTGGAGTTTGTCCGGAGGGCTATGTCTCTTTtggaataatatatataatgttgATGTTTACTTTTGGTGTGATAGCTACATAAAAGCCCGTATTGTTGATAGAAAAGGAAATACATGGgtatgtaattttatttatggCAATCCTAATTTTGGCAGGAGGAGAGAGCAATGGAAGGAAATCACAGCAACCAATTATAACAAGGTTGAACCTCAACTCTTTATAGGAGATTTTAATGACGTTTTAACTCAAGAGGAGAAGATGAGTTTACACCCAAAGCCACATAGCCAAGTAAGAGAGTTCAGAAGTTTTGTTGATTCTAACTTTCTAATGGATTTAGATCTCAAAGGGGGTAGATTTACTTGGTTTAGTAATCCAAGAAATCGGTTTGTAACTAGAGAAAGGATTGATAGGACATTAGTTAATTGGGAATGGAGACTTTTGTTTGAGAATGCTTCACTTACAACTATGCCTGCTATAAGCTCGGATCATAGCTCGTTAATCTTGGACCTAAAGTTAGTATATAAGATAAGAAAAAGCTTTAAATTTGAGGCATTTTGGGCTGACAATGAGGAATGTGAAAAAATTGTTAAGAAGGGGTGGGAGAAAGAGGTCTCACAGAGCTACGAATGGACAAGGATAACAAGGAGGATgaacaattgcaaggaagaaCTGAAAAAGTGGAGTAAATCTACTTTTAAATGGGCAGATAAGGAAATAAATAGGTTGAAAGAAGAGTTGAAAAAGTTACAAGATTCAGATTTCACCGAAGAAAAGCAGAATTAGGTACAAGCTTTAAAGGAGAAAATAACAGCATTATGAAAACAGGAGGAGAAATTTTGGGGCCAGAGATCCAGATTGAAATGGTTGAAGTGGGGCGATAAGAACACATCCTTCTTTCATGCAACAACCAtccagagaagagagagaaaccgCATTGAAAGATTGAAAAATGAAGCAGGTTATTGGTTGGAGGAGAGGGAAGAAATAATGAGGCACATTGAAGAGTATTTTGAAGCATTGTTCACTTCGACTACAAGACAAAGGTATGACAACACCCTAAGTAAGATTCCAGTGAGGGTCACGGAAGAAATGAACAGAGGGTTGATTTCTGAGGTATCGACGATGAGATAAGGAATGCAGTTTTCAGCATGGGGAGTCTCAAAGCCCCAGGGCCAGATGGCTTAAACGGGTTATTCTATCAGAAATATTGGGAGGTAATCAAGAAGGAGGTATTTGAGGTTGTCAAAGAATTTTTCAGAAGTGGACTACTGCCGGAATACATTAGTGAAACCACAGTGGTCTTGATCCTGAAAATTAAAAATCCAGAAGGACTTAACCAGCTAAGACCCATTAGTTGTTGTAATTTCATATATAAGATTATACCAAGGATTTGGTGAGGCTGAAAGGACTAATAGAGGACATAATTTCACCAATTCAAAATGCATTTGTAGGAGGGAGATTGATACAAGATAACGTGGTGATCGTGCAAGAGATATATCATATCCTGAACagaaagggaagaagaggatCTAATAATATGGCAATCAAGTTAGACATGAATAAAGCGTATGATAGATTAGAATGTGATTTTCTTGAGAATGTATTAAAGAAGTTTGGTTTTAATGAAAGATGGGTGGAATTAGTGATGAAATGTGTGAGAAGTGCCAATTACAAATTTAAGGT contains:
- the LOC112773201 gene encoding signaling peptide TAXIMIN 2, giving the protein MGDYDEDGCQCRPLGFLIGLPFALLALVLSVLGAIIWVLGTILSCLCPCCICCTGLANLAVSLVKLPVRIIRWFIHQIPC
- the LOC112770666 gene encoding uncharacterized protein codes for the protein MGVDYYKVLQVDRNATEDDLKKAYRKLAMKWHPDKNPNNKKEAEAKFKQISEAYDVLSDPQKRAIYDQYGEEGLKGQVPPPDAGSGGGGSTFFSTGDMPGSFRFNPRNADDIFAEFFGFSSPFGGMGRSSGGGMRSRFPNGMFGDDMFASFGEGGGGAGVHMSQGGPRKAPPIENRLPCTLEDIYKGTTKKMKISREIIDASGKTMPVEEILTINVKPGWKKGTKITFPEKGNEQPNVTPADLVFIIDEKPHSVFTREGNDLITTQKISLVEALTGYMVNLTTLDGRNLTIPINSVIHPDYEEVVPREGMPLPKDPSKKGNLRIKFNIKFPSRLSADQKSGIKKLLAG